The following coding sequences are from one Verrucosispora sp. WMMD573 window:
- a CDS encoding helix-turn-helix transcriptional regulator, whose product MVSHVDPRFGVLLRTLRTRQGLSLRALGQLAHRGKSHLHDLETGTKAPTPETARHLDEVLRAGGSLACLVHQPVDHDAEAGELLARARASDVSAETLARIEAGVDDLASAYATTRPVDLLPRVRRQLAYVGRLLEGRGTLAQRRRLVVAGGWLSVLRATVHIDLLQRSAAGAHLRTAMAFAEDGEDPEVQAWCLETQAWDRLTRGDYRRAISLAQQAQRAAPRGSSAHIQATAQEARVWARLSDLRRTRDALDRLDRLTANLSVPERAEHHYRYDPTKALAYTATTLAWAGDPAAEQIARTALAELDPHGDGGERPRRSASARLDLAMALLAADQPDEASVIAADAVRSGRVVSSNWWRAREVLRRVELTGTAEAAAFREVYKAYRPTR is encoded by the coding sequence ATCGTGTCGCACGTCGATCCGCGCTTCGGTGTGCTACTCCGCACCCTGCGCACACGCCAAGGTCTCTCGCTACGTGCGCTCGGTCAGCTCGCGCATCGAGGCAAGAGCCACCTGCATGACCTGGAAACCGGCACGAAGGCTCCCACGCCTGAGACGGCCCGTCACCTCGATGAGGTGCTGCGCGCAGGCGGGTCACTCGCCTGTCTGGTTCACCAGCCCGTCGACCACGACGCTGAGGCCGGCGAACTGCTGGCCCGGGCGCGGGCAAGCGATGTGAGCGCCGAGACGCTCGCCCGGATCGAGGCGGGTGTGGACGATCTGGCAAGCGCGTATGCGACCACGCGGCCGGTGGATCTTCTGCCGAGGGTGCGGAGGCAACTGGCTTATGTAGGGCGGCTGCTGGAGGGTCGCGGGACGTTGGCGCAACGGCGACGGCTCGTGGTCGCCGGTGGTTGGTTGTCAGTCTTGCGGGCAACAGTGCATATTGATCTTTTGCAGCGGTCTGCGGCCGGCGCGCACCTGAGGACCGCCATGGCGTTCGCGGAGGATGGTGAGGATCCAGAGGTCCAGGCATGGTGCCTGGAGACGCAGGCGTGGGATCGACTGACCCGAGGCGACTACCGGCGGGCCATCAGTCTCGCGCAGCAGGCTCAGCGAGCGGCTCCCAGGGGTAGCTCGGCGCACATTCAGGCGACCGCTCAGGAGGCACGGGTGTGGGCGCGGCTGTCCGACCTACGACGGACGCGTGATGCGCTGGATCGGCTGGATCGCTTGACGGCAAACCTGTCCGTGCCGGAGCGAGCCGAGCACCACTACCGGTACGACCCGACGAAGGCGTTGGCATATACGGCGACGACGCTAGCGTGGGCGGGCGATCCGGCGGCTGAGCAGATCGCTCGGACCGCTCTGGCGGAGTTGGATCCGCACGGCGACGGTGGAGAGCGGCCACGGCGCTCTGCGTCGGCGCGTCTGGATCTCGCCATGGCGCTGCTGGCCGCCGACCAGCCGGACGAGGCAAGCGTGATCGCCGCCGACGCGGTCCGGTCGGGGCGGGTGGTGTCGTCGAACTGGTGGCGGGCGCGGGAGGTGCTTCGGCGGGTCGAACTGACCGGTACAGCGGAGGCGGCGGCGTTCCGCGAGGTATACAAGGCGTACCGGCCCACCCGTTAG
- a CDS encoding site-specific DNA-methyltransferase — MQAIAHPTERRVHIPTADGQEFVSPDAARIEQVKKERDPSLDPQLVWIGKEDQDAEDLVVEAPPIYIQEKIAPRTLVEELRRASEESRPRDNEQLGLFADDYADFDGLDDWQSVEYYQHEANWSNRMILGDSLRVMASLAEKERLRGKVQMIYIDPPYGIKFGSNWQMSARKRDVKDGNLADVTREVEQIKAFRDTWELGINSYLAYLRDRLIIARDLLTESGSIFVQIGDENVHLVRCLLDEIFGPENFISLITFKKTSGATTDFLGGINDYIIWYGRHRESTRYRQMYKPKAKVDDNGQYSWVEKDGHFRRAQKGDEHLPRLRHSPLTSQSIGRAKGDGAASWFEIEIEGKVFTPGKQRWKTNEQGMSRLRAANRLIAIGKTLEYVRYLADFPVSPHTNLWDDTVTSGFGDPKVYVVQTNTKVVERCMLMCTDPGDLVLDPTCGSGTTAYVAEQWGRRWITIDTSRVAITLARQRLVGAKYPAYLLADSIEGRAKERELSGSEVAPTPPGNDIRKGFVYERVPHVTLKSIANNPDIKEGMSRKEIDAAIARHAETELLYDRPYEDKKRIRVAGRFTVESLSPHRPASFSVGEEQANGTDVNAYVKTILDNLAKAGVQNGWRNERLEFASLNPYPGKFVHAEAARRNDDEGTSARIAVSVGPQYGTVDADWVKDAAREALKGVGFDLLLVCAFGFDGRASDAAGEFAPEGNDFATVAEQRQLGRLPILLVRMNADLAMGDTLLKKTGTANLFTVFGEPDIAIDPAPDGLVVEIRGVDVYNPTTGELRPDNGVGDIALWMIDTDYNEEEFFVRHIYFAGKEGKPDGLDPYSRLRKVLRAQIDESAWESLYGHRSRPFPRPESGKIAVKVVNHYGDEVVKVYEV; from the coding sequence GTGCAGGCGATCGCGCACCCGACGGAACGGCGAGTGCACATCCCGACGGCGGACGGCCAGGAATTCGTCTCGCCCGACGCCGCCCGGATCGAGCAGGTCAAGAAGGAGCGCGACCCGAGCCTGGACCCGCAGCTCGTCTGGATCGGCAAGGAGGACCAGGACGCCGAAGACCTGGTGGTCGAGGCTCCACCGATCTACATCCAGGAGAAAATCGCCCCACGCACCCTGGTTGAGGAGTTGCGCAGGGCAAGCGAGGAGTCCCGCCCTCGTGACAACGAGCAGCTCGGCCTCTTCGCCGACGACTACGCCGACTTCGACGGACTGGACGACTGGCAGTCGGTCGAGTACTACCAACACGAGGCCAACTGGTCCAACCGCATGATCCTCGGCGACTCGCTGCGCGTCATGGCGTCACTCGCCGAGAAGGAACGACTGCGCGGCAAGGTCCAGATGATCTACATCGACCCGCCGTACGGCATCAAGTTCGGCTCCAACTGGCAGATGTCAGCACGCAAGCGTGACGTCAAGGACGGCAACCTCGCCGATGTCACCCGCGAGGTCGAGCAGATCAAGGCGTTCCGGGACACCTGGGAGCTGGGCATCAACTCCTACCTGGCGTACCTGCGCGACCGGCTGATCATCGCCCGCGACCTACTCACCGAGTCCGGCAGCATCTTCGTCCAGATCGGTGACGAAAACGTCCACCTCGTCCGCTGCCTCCTCGATGAGATCTTCGGCCCCGAAAACTTCATCTCCTTGATAACCTTCAAGAAGACGAGTGGCGCTACAACCGATTTCCTAGGTGGCATTAACGACTACATAATCTGGTATGGTCGCCACCGAGAGAGCACCAGATACCGGCAGATGTACAAACCGAAGGCTAAAGTCGACGACAACGGCCAGTACTCATGGGTGGAGAAAGACGGTCACTTCCGGCGAGCACAAAAGGGCGATGAACATCTGCCACGCCTCCGCCACAGTCCACTAACCAGCCAGAGCATCGGTAGGGCAAAAGGCGATGGTGCCGCCTCGTGGTTTGAAATTGAGATTGAGGGAAAGGTGTTCACCCCCGGCAAGCAGCGCTGGAAGACGAACGAACAGGGAATGTCTCGCCTCCGTGCTGCAAATCGGCTGATTGCCATCGGAAAGACCCTGGAGTACGTCCGCTATCTTGCCGACTTCCCCGTCAGTCCACATACAAATCTTTGGGACGACACAGTGACCTCGGGCTTCGGCGACCCCAAGGTCTACGTCGTTCAGACCAACACCAAAGTTGTAGAGCGGTGTATGTTGATGTGCACCGATCCCGGGGATCTGGTCCTGGACCCGACCTGTGGATCGGGTACCACGGCGTACGTGGCTGAGCAGTGGGGGCGGCGGTGGATCACAATCGACACCTCGCGGGTGGCAATTACGCTAGCCCGCCAGCGGCTGGTCGGTGCCAAGTACCCTGCCTACCTACTCGCTGACTCTATTGAAGGCCGGGCTAAAGAGCGCGAGCTGTCCGGCAGCGAGGTGGCCCCTACACCGCCCGGTAACGACATCCGCAAGGGTTTCGTCTACGAGCGTGTCCCGCACGTGACGCTCAAGTCGATCGCCAACAACCCGGATATCAAGGAAGGCATGAGCCGCAAGGAGATCGACGCGGCGATCGCTCGTCATGCCGAGACCGAGTTGCTTTACGACCGGCCCTACGAGGACAAGAAGCGTATCCGCGTCGCCGGTAGATTCACCGTAGAGAGCCTGTCGCCGCATCGGCCGGCAAGCTTCTCGGTCGGCGAGGAGCAGGCCAACGGGACTGATGTCAACGCCTACGTCAAGACGATCCTGGACAACCTCGCCAAGGCAGGGGTACAGAACGGTTGGCGCAACGAGCGGCTGGAGTTCGCCTCGCTGAATCCGTACCCCGGCAAGTTCGTCCACGCGGAAGCCGCGCGACGCAACGACGACGAGGGCACGTCGGCTCGGATCGCGGTGAGCGTCGGCCCTCAGTACGGCACAGTGGACGCCGACTGGGTCAAGGACGCGGCCCGGGAGGCACTCAAAGGCGTCGGTTTCGACCTGCTGCTCGTATGCGCGTTCGGCTTCGACGGGCGGGCCAGCGACGCTGCCGGTGAGTTCGCTCCAGAAGGCAACGACTTCGCCACCGTCGCGGAGCAGCGGCAGCTCGGTCGCCTTCCGATCCTGTTGGTCCGGATGAACGCGGACCTGGCGATGGGCGACACGCTGCTCAAGAAGACCGGAACGGCCAACCTGTTCACGGTCTTCGGCGAGCCGGACATTGCCATCGATCCGGCGCCGGATGGGCTCGTGGTCGAGATCCGCGGTGTAGACGTCTACAACCCGACCACTGGTGAGCTGCGGCCGGACAACGGCGTCGGCGACATCGCCCTGTGGATGATCGACACCGACTACAACGAGGAAGAGTTCTTCGTCCGCCACATCTACTTCGCCGGCAAGGAGGGCAAGCCGGACGGGCTGGACCCTTACTCCCGACTGCGCAAGGTGCTCCGTGCACAGATCGACGAGTCGGCCTGGGAGAGCCTCTACGGCCACCGTTCTCGCCCGTTCCCCCGGCCGGAGTCAGGGAAGATCGCCGTGAAGGTGGTCAACCACTACGGCGACGAGGTGGTCAAGGTCTACGAGGTCTGA
- a CDS encoding caspase family protein, with product MNARLPERQASRALLIGASQFSYPGLHALPAVVNNVQALADVLTDSEFGGFDETNCRVLTDPTAQQVGDAIHAVADEALDTLVLYYSGHGVLSQRGDLFLAVGDTNPDPRRVRYSGVPLDWFRSALAESPAQNRVLILDCCFSGRAAEAMSDTASMVRGALDIRGTYTLTSAPAHETAVAPVGARFTAFSGELLMALRQGIPGGGPLLTLGDIYPALTRALLASGLPRPQHLGTGLADHIALTRNPAHRAPAMTPPESHTVSKQRRSRAASQRQSPAEPGPKSAADFHSAMLDVYRKAKKEAGYNAAYFLQMVQEAGGLEAARRLIRAGSVSSGFTALWEKGRLDLSVEAVVLQDRFAGLFTDEELDIAQDRLAQYGYSPAQTS from the coding sequence ATGAACGCTCGGCTACCGGAGCGACAGGCATCGCGGGCACTGCTCATCGGGGCGTCACAGTTCAGCTACCCGGGTCTGCATGCCCTTCCTGCCGTGGTCAACAATGTGCAGGCGTTGGCCGACGTGCTCACCGATTCGGAGTTCGGTGGGTTTGATGAGACGAACTGTCGAGTTTTGACCGATCCCACGGCGCAACAGGTAGGCGACGCCATCCATGCCGTCGCCGACGAGGCGTTAGACACCCTCGTGTTGTACTACAGCGGCCACGGAGTACTGAGCCAACGCGGTGACCTGTTCCTGGCGGTTGGCGACACCAACCCGGACCCACGACGCGTCCGCTACTCAGGGGTTCCGCTGGACTGGTTCCGATCCGCGTTGGCCGAGAGTCCCGCCCAGAACCGGGTACTGATCCTCGATTGCTGCTTCTCGGGCCGGGCTGCGGAAGCAATGTCGGACACCGCCTCGATGGTCCGCGGCGCACTCGACATCCGGGGCACCTACACGCTGACGTCCGCGCCTGCCCATGAAACCGCTGTCGCGCCGGTCGGCGCACGCTTCACCGCATTCAGCGGCGAGTTGCTGATGGCGTTGCGGCAGGGCATCCCTGGCGGTGGGCCGCTGCTGACACTCGGCGACATCTATCCCGCGCTGACCCGGGCGCTGCTGGCCAGCGGCCTGCCCCGCCCGCAGCATCTCGGCACGGGTCTGGCCGACCACATCGCCCTGACCAGGAACCCCGCACATCGGGCACCGGCAATGACACCCCCGGAGTCACATACCGTCTCGAAACAGCGGCGAAGCCGTGCTGCGTCACAACGGCAGTCCCCTGCTGAGCCCGGCCCGAAGTCCGCTGCGGACTTCCACAGCGCCATGCTGGATGTGTACCGGAAGGCCAAGAAGGAGGCGGGCTACAACGCCGCCTACTTCTTACAGATGGTGCAGGAAGCTGGTGGTCTGGAGGCAGCCCGAAGGTTGATCCGGGCGGGCTCGGTTTCCAGCGGCTTCACCGCCCTCTGGGAGAAGGGTCGGCTCGACCTCTCCGTGGAGGCCGTCGTGCTGCAAGACCGGTTCGCGGGGCTGTTCACCGACGAGGAACTGGACATTGCCCAAGACCGGTTGGCCCAGTACGGGTACTCGCCGGCTCAGACCTCGTAG
- a CDS encoding DEAD/DEAH box helicase family protein, whose translation MTRRPVATAGSATSASNARYRLSLESATSNLSGRSTLSDRVIDNPIINSPYGRPTRHFAFDRDGITDRIEEERRPSSFFIPVPRPRKRGQQLELQVFTEDDIKPNKQVNDVRERVDAWREAGWPNVTPVTRRLLEYWNDPERDNKILFCQREAVETAIFLAEGATKWQGSWINNDLDAHNTEHNNGLPRVALKMATGTGKTVVMAMLIAWQTINKVHARYDKTFAKRFLVVTPGLTIRDRLRVLLPEDPGNYYRERDLVPAEFTDDLGQAKIVITNFHAFQLRETRFGRNATGNTKALVAPGRPDPFRETPAQMVSRVLRELGGSSEIVVFNDEAHHCYRGRAGEPEPDADTVENLRGDERKEAADRAEDARIWFSGLEAVRAKVGIKRVYDLSATPFFLAGSGYREGTLFPWVVSDFSLIDAIEAGIVKIPRVPVDDDRVANRVTYLNLWQEIRDSLPKGGRRSNQDFTAADLPGALTAALHSLYGSYVSAFEAWEKSEAAAHGQPPPVFIVVCSNTTISKAVYEWIGGYDREQAGHLLPTAGQLPLFSNVADGRWLHRQRTILVDAAEFESGSLSPEFRRTAAREIAEFKQEYADRFPGRSADDIGDAELMREVMNTVGKPGKLGEPVRCVVSVSMLTEGWDANTVTHILGVRAFGTQLLCEQVVGRGLRRRSYVADEDGMFTPEYADVYGVPFQFIPTVAVSRELPMKPVRNVRAEPDRDAAKLEITFPRVVGYHLEIPDAPLVGDFSDPDLKMILSRQDLPTKTMVAGQVGEEDVHDLERLKGLRGQFVAYRLASEVLTRKLRTGDGDLRPWYFPQVLEIAQEWLRRCVDIRDDQAIGLILLREAEAVEKIWQSIAWQRRRRERWVLPVLRTTDPIGTTSSVDFRTTREVWPTDPRRCQVNLVTLDGKDGNAWERAVAQAIESLPEDQVAAYVRNDHLDFFIPYEHAGRSRRFYPDFLVKLADAGDGIARTLIVEVSGGRKSQSEAAQKAWAARNLWVQAVNNNGRFGRWSFCELRDPTTAKRDLRPAIDALFALQGAAAITDAVSAEEELV comes from the coding sequence GTGACGCGCCGTCCGGTCGCCACGGCAGGCTCCGCAACCTCGGCTTCTAACGCCCGGTATAGGCTGTCGCTCGAATCTGCAACATCCAACTTAAGCGGGAGGTCTACGTTGAGCGACCGGGTCATCGACAACCCGATCATCAACTCACCGTACGGCCGGCCCACCCGCCACTTCGCCTTCGACCGGGACGGCATCACCGACCGGATCGAGGAGGAGCGGCGGCCGTCGAGCTTCTTCATCCCGGTGCCGCGACCTCGCAAGCGTGGGCAGCAGCTTGAGCTGCAGGTCTTCACCGAAGACGACATCAAGCCCAACAAGCAGGTCAATGATGTCCGGGAACGCGTCGACGCGTGGCGGGAGGCGGGCTGGCCCAACGTCACACCGGTGACCCGCCGCCTGCTGGAGTACTGGAACGATCCGGAGCGGGACAACAAGATCCTGTTCTGCCAGCGCGAGGCGGTCGAAACGGCGATCTTCCTCGCCGAGGGTGCGACCAAGTGGCAGGGCAGTTGGATCAACAACGACCTGGACGCGCACAACACCGAGCACAACAACGGTCTGCCACGAGTCGCCCTCAAGATGGCGACCGGCACCGGCAAGACAGTCGTTATGGCCATGTTGATCGCGTGGCAGACGATCAACAAGGTCCACGCGCGGTACGACAAGACGTTCGCCAAGCGCTTCCTGGTGGTGACTCCCGGCCTCACCATCCGTGACCGGCTGCGGGTCCTGTTGCCGGAAGATCCGGGCAACTACTACCGCGAGCGCGATCTGGTGCCGGCCGAGTTCACCGATGACCTCGGCCAGGCAAAGATCGTCATCACCAACTTCCACGCCTTCCAACTCCGCGAAACCCGCTTCGGCCGCAACGCGACCGGAAACACCAAGGCTTTGGTGGCACCCGGTCGACCTGACCCGTTCCGGGAAACCCCGGCCCAGATGGTCAGCCGGGTACTACGCGAGCTTGGCGGCTCGTCGGAGATCGTCGTCTTCAACGACGAGGCACATCACTGTTACCGGGGACGTGCCGGTGAGCCGGAACCGGACGCCGACACCGTCGAGAATCTGCGCGGCGACGAGCGCAAAGAGGCCGCCGACCGGGCCGAGGACGCTCGGATCTGGTTCAGCGGCCTGGAAGCGGTCCGGGCGAAGGTCGGCATCAAGAGGGTGTACGACCTGTCCGCGACGCCCTTTTTCCTGGCCGGATCCGGCTACCGGGAGGGCACCCTCTTCCCCTGGGTGGTCAGCGACTTCTCGCTGATCGACGCCATCGAGGCCGGCATCGTCAAGATCCCCCGGGTGCCGGTCGACGACGACCGGGTCGCCAACCGCGTGACCTACCTGAACCTCTGGCAGGAGATCCGGGATTCGTTACCCAAGGGTGGACGCCGGTCCAACCAGGACTTCACCGCAGCGGATCTGCCCGGCGCGCTGACCGCCGCCCTGCACAGCCTCTACGGCTCCTACGTGTCAGCGTTCGAGGCTTGGGAGAAGTCAGAGGCTGCTGCGCACGGGCAACCGCCGCCCGTGTTCATCGTCGTCTGTAGCAACACGACGATCTCGAAGGCCGTCTACGAGTGGATCGGCGGCTACGACCGTGAGCAGGCCGGTCATCTGTTGCCGACCGCCGGACAGCTACCCCTGTTCAGCAACGTGGCGGACGGGCGGTGGCTGCACCGGCAGCGAACGATTCTCGTCGACGCAGCGGAGTTCGAGTCCGGCAGCCTGTCACCGGAGTTCCGCCGCACGGCGGCCCGCGAGATCGCCGAGTTCAAACAGGAGTACGCGGACCGCTTCCCAGGCCGTAGCGCGGACGACATCGGCGACGCGGAACTGATGCGCGAAGTGATGAACACCGTCGGCAAACCGGGAAAGCTCGGCGAACCGGTGCGGTGTGTCGTCAGCGTCTCCATGCTGACGGAGGGCTGGGACGCCAACACGGTCACCCACATTCTCGGCGTACGAGCCTTCGGCACCCAGTTGCTGTGCGAGCAGGTGGTCGGCCGGGGCCTGCGGCGACGCTCGTACGTCGCCGACGAGGACGGCATGTTCACCCCTGAGTACGCGGATGTCTACGGGGTTCCGTTCCAGTTCATCCCCACGGTGGCCGTGTCCCGTGAGTTGCCGATGAAGCCGGTTCGCAACGTGCGGGCCGAGCCGGACCGCGACGCGGCGAAGCTAGAGATCACCTTTCCGCGGGTGGTCGGGTACCACCTGGAGATACCCGACGCGCCGCTGGTCGGCGACTTCTCGGATCCCGACCTGAAGATGATCCTGTCTCGGCAGGATCTGCCGACAAAGACCATGGTGGCGGGACAGGTCGGCGAGGAGGACGTGCACGACCTTGAACGGTTGAAGGGCCTGCGTGGGCAGTTCGTGGCCTACCGGCTGGCCAGTGAGGTACTCACCCGCAAGCTGCGCACCGGGGACGGTGACCTGCGGCCGTGGTATTTCCCGCAGGTGCTGGAGATCGCTCAGGAGTGGCTCCGTCGCTGCGTCGACATCCGGGACGATCAGGCGATCGGTCTGATCCTGCTTCGGGAGGCCGAGGCGGTGGAGAAGATCTGGCAGTCGATCGCATGGCAGCGTCGTCGGCGGGAACGCTGGGTGCTGCCCGTGCTGCGGACGACCGATCCGATCGGCACCACGTCCAGCGTCGACTTCCGGACGACCAGGGAGGTCTGGCCAACGGATCCGCGACGGTGCCAGGTCAACCTCGTGACGCTCGACGGCAAGGATGGCAACGCCTGGGAGCGGGCGGTCGCCCAGGCGATCGAGTCGCTGCCGGAGGACCAGGTCGCCGCGTACGTCCGCAACGACCACCTCGACTTCTTCATCCCGTACGAGCACGCCGGGCGGAGCCGGCGGTTCTACCCGGACTTCCTGGTCAAGTTGGCCGATGCCGGCGATGGGATAGCCCGCACCCTGATCGTCGAGGTGTCCGGCGGTCGCAAGTCACAGTCCGAGGCTGCGCAGAAGGCGTGGGCCGCCCGCAATCTCTGGGTGCAGGCGGTCAACAACAACGGCCGGTTCGGGCGCTGGAGCTTTTGCGAGCTTCGTGATCCGACGACCGCAAAACGAGACCTTCGACCCGCCATAGATGCGCTGTTCGCCCTGCAAGGCGCGGCGGCGATCACCGATGCCGTATCCGCCGAGGAGGAGCTGGTCTGA